In Polaribacter pacificus, the genomic window AATTAGAAGATCAAGTTTTTCCAGGCGTTACCGGAAGGTATAATTATTTTCAGGCTGGTTTAGCCTATCGATTTTTATAAATTAATAAATTCTATTTTTACAAAAATATTTCAAGTGAAGTTAATTATTATAAACGGACCGAATTTAAATTTATTAGGCAAGAGAGAACCTCATATTTATGGGGCAACAACCTTTGAGGAGTCTTATACAGCTCTGCAAAATAAATACCCAACAGTAGATTTACATTATTTTCAATCCAACATAGAAGGCGAATTGATAGACAAACTACACCAAGTTGGTTTTGATTTTGATGGGATTATTTTAAATGCTGCTGCTTATACTCATACTTCGGTTGGTATTGGAGATGCGGTAAAAGGGATTGAAACTCCCGTTGTAGAAGTGCATATTTCTAATGTACATGCTAGAGAAGAATTTAGGCATGTAAGTTTTATAGCGCCCAATGCAAAAGGAGTCATAGCTGGTTTTGGAATTAAAAGTTATCAATTGGCTATTGAAAGTTTTTTATAAGGTAAGCTTCATTTTAATGTCAGCTCTTTCGTAATGCACATCCTTTTCTAGTTCAACTTCTATAAATCCAACTTTTTTATACAAATTAATGGCTGGCTCTAGCCTTCTATTTGAATACAGCATAATATTTTTCCAACCTTGATTTTTAGAAAAAGCAATGCAATAGTCAATGAGTTGTTGACCAATTTTTTTTCCTTGATATTTGGGTAAAACAGCCATTTTACTCAACTCAAAACACTCCTTTTCGTTAATTAAAGCAACAGTACCCACAATCTCATTCTCATAAGTAGCAAAAAAAATAAAGCCACCTTTGTCAAGTATATACGTTTGTGGATTGCTTAAAACCTTTTCATCATAAGGCTCTACATAAAAGTATGTTTGTAGCCATTCTATGTTTAAATTATAAAAATCCTTTGCAAATTCTTTTTTAAAAGGAATAATAGAAACTTCTAGCATAGTTTAAATTTTTGCGTCTACAATTGCCATCATCTCTTGCTCCAAAGCAATGGCTTTTTCATAAATGTTTTTTGCGTCAAAAAGAATTTTTTCTGCAAAAACGCTATCTTTTATGTCTTTTGCATTGATGCGAACATTAAAATAAGCACCAATAACAGCAGTTCTTGCGCATAAGGCACCCACACCAGCGTCAGAAAGTGAATTTTGCAATCCATTTTTTGCCATTTCTAGCATTACTTCCATAGAATTACAAGCTGTTTCCATCACTTTAAAAGGGATTTCTGTAGCATATTTTGTCGCATCTTCAATGGCTTTTTTTCTGATGATTATTTCTTCTTCGGTTGTTTTTGGCAAGCGAAATCCATCTATAATTTTATTAAAAGCATTGGTGTCTTCATCGACTAAAAACAGCAATTCATTTTTGTATTTCTGTCCTTTTTCTGCCCAATCAGAGAAATATTCCCATTGGTCATCCCAGCCAGGTTTGTGTGCTGATAAATTGGCGACCATCGTTCCTAAAGAAACGCCTAAAGTACCAACGTATGCAGCGATACTTCCTCCGCCTGGAGCCATAGATTCAGATGCAGTTTCTTCTGCAAAATCTTTTACACTAAAGTCGATGAGTTTTTTTGAAGCTTTAGAATTCATTACATATTCAATGATTCTTTCTTGTGGATTAAATGGTTTTAAATCATCCAAGCCCAAAGATTTGACCGCTATTTTAATTTTTTCAGACTCACTAATACCTATGGAGCGCTGTTGTTTTTTTAAAAAATAATCTGCAGCATCAAGCATAGCTTTTAATGGAACTAGTCCAACCAGTTCTGAGCCAGTGACCCGTAAACCTCTTTTTGTAGCTGCCTTATCTGATTCATCAAAGGCTTCATGCATAGAGGTTATGCTAATATTGGTTAAATTATAAGAAATCTGTGCAATTCCATATTCTTCTATGTACCAGCCAATCCCTTTTACAGCTTTTAGTTTTCCTGGAATCCGAATGGGTTCTCCGTTTTTGTCTAAGGCTTTTTTTCCTGTAATCGGGTTTCCTATTCTTTTTACTCTTCCGGCTTCTCTAACATCAAAAGCAATAGCGTTGGCTCTTCTGCTAGAAGTAGTGTTTAAGTTGACGTTATAGGCAATTAAAAAGTCTCTTGCAGAAATTGCAGTCACACCAGAGCTTATAGTGCTCTTATTGAATTTTTCTGGTCCAAAATCAGGTTTCCAAAGCGTATTGCTTAATTTGTCTTTAAGGCCTTCATATTCACCAGAACGAACAGTAGCTAAATTTTTTCTTTCTTTTGAGGTTGCTGCATTTTCATAAAAATAACCAGAAATACCCAATTCATCACCCACGCGTTTCCCAAGTTGATGTGCATAGCGGACTGTTTCTTCCATGCTAATATTAGCAATTGGCACAAGCGGGCATACATCGGTGGCACCAAAACGAGGATGAGCCCCAGTATGTGAACTCATATCAATTAGTTCAGCTGCTTTTTTGATTAATAAAAAAGCAGCGTCGATAACTTGCTGAGGTTCACCAACAAATGTAATCACAGTTCTGTTGGTAGCTTTACCTGGATCAACATCTAGGAGTTGAACACCTTCGACTGTTTTTACGATATTGGCAATGGCGTTTATTTTTTGCATATCGCGTCCTTCACTAATATTCGGAACACATTCTATGAGTTGTCTATTCATGGCTTTAAAAGATTATTCTTTTCAAAAATAAAAGAATCAGGGTAAACTCTATCCTTTTTTAGGAAAAATGAATTGGGAATTTGCACCAAATAAGGTTATATTTGATTTTTATAATTTTTTGAATGAATGAAAAGTGGCTTTTTACGATAACCCCTAAAAACAATTTGTTAAAAATTGATTTTAAAGAACTGTGGCGATATAAAGATTTACTTTTTTTATTTGTTAAAAGAGATGTGATTACGCTCTATAAACAAACTATTTTAGGGCCTTTATGGTATATCATTCAGCCTTTGTTTACTTCGGTAATTTTTACACTGGTTTTTAATAATATAGGTAATATTTCAACAAATGGTATTCCCGCTTTTTTATTTAATTTAGGTGGAATTACAGCTTGGAATTATTTTAAAGATTGCCTAGTAGATACTTCGGATACCTTTAAAAAGAATGAACAGATTTTTGGGAAAGTCTATTTTCCGAGAGTAATAATGCCCATGTCTATTATCGTTTCAAATTTATTGAAATTTGGAATTCAATTATTTATTTTTATTTTCTTCTATTGTTATTTTGTTTATACAGATGCAATAGATTTTAGTTTCTCTCTAAACTTGTTGTATTTGCCTTTACTGTTTATATCTATGGGAGTTTTAGGCTTAGGTTTGGGGATGATCATTTCTTCAATGGTAACAAAATACAGAGATTTAACTTTTTTAGTTTCTTTTGGTGTACAATTATTGATGTATTTGTCGGCAGTGGTGTACCCTGTAGAGCTATTTAAAGAGAAAGTTCCTAAATATTCTTGGTTGGTAGAATATAACCCCATGACAATTGTTATTGAAAACTTTAGAAAAATAGTTTTTCCAACTATAGAGGCAAGAGTTTTGCCCTTAGATATTTTTTATATGCTATTAATATCATTTGTAGTTTTCATAGTAGGCTTGTTTATTTTTAACAAAACTGAAAAAACTTTTATAGATACAATTTAGGATGAAGAACGAAGTAATTTTAAAGGTAGAAAATGTATCAAAACAGTATCGATTGGGAATGATTGGTACTGGAACTATTAGTCATGATTTAAATCGATTTTTTGCAAGGATTAGAGGAAAAGAAGACCCGTATTTAAAAATAGGAGAAACCAATAGCCGATCTACTAAAGGTACGTCAGAGTATGTATGGGCTTTAAAAGATATTAATTTTGAAGTTAACCGTGGAGAAATCTTAGGGATTATTGGTAAAAATGGCGCAGGGAAATCCACCTTGTTAAAAATTTTATCAAAGGTAACAGCACCAACTACTGGAATTATAAAATCAAAGGGGCGTATTGCTTCTTTATTAGAGGTTGGTACTGGTTTTCATCCAGAGATGACAGGTAAAGAAAATGTGTATTTAAATGGTGCCATTCTTGGAATGACCAAAAAAGAGATTACTGCTAAATTTGATGAAATAGTAGCTTTTTCTGGATGTGAACGCTATATAGATACTCCTGTGAAACGTTATTCTAGTGGAATGAAAGTACGTTTGGCTTTTGCGGTTGCTGCTTTTTTAGAGCCGGATATCTTAGTGGTAGACGAGGTGTTGGCTGTAGGGGATGCAGAATTTCAAAAAAAAGCCATCGGAAAAATGCAAGATATTTCTAATACGGATGGGAGAACCGTTTTGTTTGTGAGTCATGATATGAGTGCTATTAGTTCTTTATGTCCTAAATGCATACTTTTAAATGATGGACAGATTCACAGTATTGGAAAGACAAGTGAAATAATTAATCTTTATTTTAATGGAAAAAACATTATAAGCTCAGGTTTTGATCTAATCATCAATAGTATTTCGGATTATGAAGTTGTTTTTCAGACATTGTTAAAATCGGATTTACAAGTTCAGAGTGGAAGGTTTTTTATAAAGTTGATTGATTACAATGGTACTGAATTAATGTTGTTTGAGAAAAAAATGTCACAGGGTGATTCTGTTTTAAAAAAATTTAAACTAAATATAAGCTCTTTAAATGATGGAATTTATTCTTTACAAGCTAAGGTTTGGGCTACCTCATTGACAGGTAAAGATTTGGCCATTGCAACCCCATTTTACCCAATTCATATAAAAAATAAAGATCCGCAGCACA contains:
- the aroQ gene encoding type II 3-dehydroquinate dehydratase, with amino-acid sequence MKLIIINGPNLNLLGKREPHIYGATTFEESYTALQNKYPTVDLHYFQSNIEGELIDKLHQVGFDFDGIILNAAAYTHTSVGIGDAVKGIETPVVEVHISNVHAREEFRHVSFIAPNAKGVIAGFGIKSYQLAIESFL
- a CDS encoding ABC transporter ATP-binding protein, with amino-acid sequence MKNEVILKVENVSKQYRLGMIGTGTISHDLNRFFARIRGKEDPYLKIGETNSRSTKGTSEYVWALKDINFEVNRGEILGIIGKNGAGKSTLLKILSKVTAPTTGIIKSKGRIASLLEVGTGFHPEMTGKENVYLNGAILGMTKKEITAKFDEIVAFSGCERYIDTPVKRYSSGMKVRLAFAVAAFLEPDILVVDEVLAVGDAEFQKKAIGKMQDISNTDGRTVLFVSHDMSAISSLCPKCILLNDGQIHSIGKTSEIINLYFNGKNIISSGFDLIINSISDYEVVFQTLLKSDLQVQSGRFFIKLIDYNGTELMLFEKKMSQGDSVLKKFKLNISSLNDGIYSLQAKVWATSLTGKDLAIATPFYPIHIKNKDPQHKRVFAGELLEI
- a CDS encoding GNAT family N-acetyltransferase gives rise to the protein MLEVSIIPFKKEFAKDFYNLNIEWLQTYFYVEPYDEKVLSNPQTYILDKGGFIFFATYENEIVGTVALINEKECFELSKMAVLPKYQGKKIGQQLIDYCIAFSKNQGWKNIMLYSNRRLEPAINLYKKVGFIEVELEKDVHYERADIKMKLTL
- the ftcD gene encoding glutamate formimidoyltransferase codes for the protein MNRQLIECVPNISEGRDMQKINAIANIVKTVEGVQLLDVDPGKATNRTVITFVGEPQQVIDAAFLLIKKAAELIDMSSHTGAHPRFGATDVCPLVPIANISMEETVRYAHQLGKRVGDELGISGYFYENAATSKERKNLATVRSGEYEGLKDKLSNTLWKPDFGPEKFNKSTISSGVTAISARDFLIAYNVNLNTTSSRRANAIAFDVREAGRVKRIGNPITGKKALDKNGEPIRIPGKLKAVKGIGWYIEEYGIAQISYNLTNISITSMHEAFDESDKAATKRGLRVTGSELVGLVPLKAMLDAADYFLKKQQRSIGISESEKIKIAVKSLGLDDLKPFNPQERIIEYVMNSKASKKLIDFSVKDFAEETASESMAPGGGSIAAYVGTLGVSLGTMVANLSAHKPGWDDQWEYFSDWAEKGQKYKNELLFLVDEDTNAFNKIIDGFRLPKTTEEEIIIRKKAIEDATKYATEIPFKVMETACNSMEVMLEMAKNGLQNSLSDAGVGALCARTAVIGAYFNVRINAKDIKDSVFAEKILFDAKNIYEKAIALEQEMMAIVDAKI
- a CDS encoding ABC transporter permease; its protein translation is MNEKWLFTITPKNNLLKIDFKELWRYKDLLFLFVKRDVITLYKQTILGPLWYIIQPLFTSVIFTLVFNNIGNISTNGIPAFLFNLGGITAWNYFKDCLVDTSDTFKKNEQIFGKVYFPRVIMPMSIIVSNLLKFGIQLFIFIFFYCYFVYTDAIDFSFSLNLLYLPLLFISMGVLGLGLGMIISSMVTKYRDLTFLVSFGVQLLMYLSAVVYPVELFKEKVPKYSWLVEYNPMTIVIENFRKIVFPTIEARVLPLDIFYMLLISFVVFIVGLFIFNKTEKTFIDTI